One window of Burkholderia cepacia GG4 genomic DNA carries:
- a CDS encoding nitronate monooxygenase, whose amino-acid sequence MSIPTRGDGPEARAVQILHRPVCDLLGCTWPIVLAGMGGVARAELAGAVSAAGGFGFLGMVREPVALIRREVEQVRAATERPFGVNLIPASTPAELLDAQLDTCIELRVPVVALFWDVQPAVVRRLRDAGVRVVHQVGSLDDARAAEAAGAQALIVQGHEAGGHVRGDRPLAELLPDVVHATRLPVLAAGGIVDGADVAAAMARGAQGAVMGTAFIATHESFAHAYHQQRIVDAREGDTLLTDIFHINWPRGARVRVLPSSVTRGERGDPFGDERVVIGDEEGRPIYLFSTDSPLRTMTGDFEAMALYAGTGAGRIGAIESAGDVLRRIVLDAAAMVEQGAGASSAGGTDERRTALLAALDELLEAERAGARVASETALEVGDDPELHRLIAHIRQDEAHWCSVLVDAIRTLGATPTHATGSFHEKAMAIDDLAERMAFLNRGQRWVVRRLQALLPALTEPDIHHALSLMLVAHEKNIGAVDVRLREQGTGSV is encoded by the coding sequence ATGTCGATTCCGACGCGTGGCGACGGGCCGGAGGCCCGCGCCGTCCAGATCCTGCATCGCCCTGTCTGCGACTTGCTCGGCTGTACATGGCCGATCGTGCTCGCGGGCATGGGTGGCGTTGCGCGGGCCGAGCTCGCGGGCGCGGTAAGCGCCGCCGGTGGGTTCGGCTTTCTCGGGATGGTGCGCGAGCCGGTCGCGTTGATCCGGCGCGAAGTCGAGCAAGTGCGCGCGGCCACCGAGCGGCCGTTTGGTGTGAACCTGATTCCCGCGTCGACGCCCGCTGAACTGCTCGATGCGCAGCTCGATACGTGTATCGAGTTGCGTGTGCCGGTTGTAGCGTTGTTCTGGGATGTGCAGCCGGCCGTCGTGCGGCGTCTGCGCGATGCGGGCGTGCGGGTGGTTCATCAGGTCGGCTCGCTCGACGATGCGCGTGCGGCCGAGGCGGCGGGTGCGCAGGCGCTGATCGTTCAGGGGCATGAGGCCGGCGGCCATGTGCGCGGTGATCGGCCGCTGGCCGAGTTGTTGCCCGACGTGGTTCACGCGACGCGGCTGCCGGTGCTCGCGGCGGGCGGGATCGTCGACGGCGCGGACGTGGCCGCCGCGATGGCGCGTGGTGCGCAGGGCGCGGTGATGGGCACGGCTTTTATCGCGACGCACGAGTCGTTCGCACATGCGTATCACCAGCAGCGGATCGTCGATGCGCGTGAAGGCGACACGCTGTTGACCGATATCTTCCACATCAACTGGCCGCGGGGCGCACGGGTGCGTGTGCTGCCGTCGAGTGTGACGCGCGGTGAGCGTGGTGATCCGTTCGGCGACGAGCGCGTTGTGATCGGTGACGAAGAGGGGCGGCCGATTTACCTGTTCAGCACGGATTCGCCGCTGCGTACGATGACCGGCGATTTCGAAGCGATGGCGCTGTATGCGGGCACCGGGGCAGGGCGGATCGGTGCGATCGAATCGGCTGGTGATGTGCTGCGCCGGATCGTGCTCGATGCGGCGGCGATGGTCGAGCAAGGGGCGGGGGCTTCATCGGCGGGTGGTACGGATGAGCGTCGCACGGCCTTGCTGGCGGCGCTCGATGAACTGCTTGAGGCGGAGCGCGCGGGCGCACGCGTCGCGTCGGAGACAGCGCTCGAAGTCGGCGACGATCCCGAGTTGCATCGGCTGATCGCGCATATTCGCCAGGACGAAGCGCACTGGTGCAGCGTGCTGGTCGACGCAATCCGCACGCTCGGCGCGACACCGACGCACGCGACCGGCTCGTTCCATGAAAAGGCGATGGCGATCGACGATCTGGCTGAGCGGATGGCGTTTCTGAACCGCGGCCAGCGCTGGGTCGTGCGCAGGCTGCAGGCATTGCTGCCGGCGCTCACGGAACCGGATATTCATCACGCGCTGTCGTTGATGCTGGTCGCGCACGAGAAGAATATCGGGGCAGTGGATGTGCGGTTGAGGGAGCAGGGGACGGGGAGCGTGTAA